In Zingiber officinale cultivar Zhangliang chromosome 1A, Zo_v1.1, whole genome shotgun sequence, the DNA window TGTTATCTCCGGTCTGCACATCTCGATCTGCACTCTGGGACTGTATCCAGACCTGTCTCCTGCTCATGGCTATTCTTAGCTTATacgtcctgacctgcacgctgggtctgtccagACTTCtgctccttggcttggatgtcccaacctgcacgccaggtctgtaaccagacctgtgatccttggcttggatgtcccgacctgcacgctgggtctgtgccagacctctgatccttggcttAGATGTCCGACTTGCACGTCAGGTCTGTGACAGACCTATGATCCTTGGCtcggatgtcccgacctgcacgctggatctgtgccagacctctgatccttggcttAGATGTCGCGACCTGCATGCCAGGTCTGTAACCAGACCTGTTTGTTTGTAGTCTCCGTCCTTAGCTATACCTGGCCCGCGGGCCCGTCTATTACTCACTGTCAGGGCTGGTCTTATAATCCCCACCTTTGACCACCCTGTCCTCTGAGACTTTGACTTTGGCCACGTAAGCTGGACTTTTGACCTCACTGCTGTCCATGTCAGCCTGATTGCTGACCGGCCACGgcggcttgacttctgaccttcctatcctccacgtcagcttgactgctgaccgaccacgaaggcttgacttctgaccttcctgtcctccaggtcagcttgacttctgaccctcttgtGGCCTTAACTCATAACCACATCATCCTATCGACCCCACAAAATATACACTGTATCAGTTAGGATTGTGATACATCAATAATGAACTAAAGGATACATTTATAACAGGATTTAACTATCATCAATTTCTAAAGTATATTGAAACTGAAACAATAGTTAGTGAAAAGCTGACCTGAATCCATTGCAAGGCTATTGCTTTTTATTTGTCGTCAGAGATCCTACAAGCGCAATGGAAGCCTTCCACATGATTGAGTCGACAACCTTAGGACCTTCTCAATGAGGGAGAAGAATCGAGAGGAAGAGAGCATAATTTAGCATGTCCTAATTGAACTAATCTCTTTTTTTATATACCCGGCCCAACTTATGGGGACTATCCATCACTCATCTCTCATTAACAGCCTATCAATGTTAATGAATGAAGTTAATGGATCTACATATTGAATTCATATCTATTACAAACTCTCTTTATACACAATCaagcattagatcacttaattatGGTTTAGTTTCCTTAATGATAACtagttgtgtgtgtgtgtgtgtgaagtATAAACCCATTTTATAGAGATTAAGCCCACCTTATGAAGATTAAACTCACCTATATAGATTTAATTGGATTTAGTCCACTCATGTGCACTTAGTCCTACAGCCCCTGGGGAGTGTAAATCACAGAAGTCTTCATCTAGCAACAGTAACACATGTAAAGAGGGGTTGAGACAACCAGTGGATATTCTACATCAGCTGAGAATCAATTCCAGATCTATAACATTAACACTCTTACATAAATTAACTGTGTCAGTCCGTGCGAGATAACTCAATGTTCTTTATAAACTCTTGAATTTTAGGAGGAATGAAAAGCAAAGTGTATAATAATTTATAGTTAATATGTCATTAATTACTTAGTAATTATTATCTTCTTATTTTGTCTGAGTTGCCACGGTAATTTAAAAATCcttaggctacgtttggtagggtgtaatctgtcttataatgtaatcaggattataATACAgggttgattattttatttgatttaactttaaacttgtaatgttaatctcgattacaaaaggtagtgaagttttgtaatctggattacaaagcaaatactatgtaatccgattacattacgagctcactgtttaaccaaaatttgaatGTCGAATAAACCTCTAGCCAACCACCGCCCGTTGATCGCCCGTCGCCCGCCGATCGCCCGCCGATCGCCCGCCGATCGCCCGTCGTCGGCCGTCGTCGCCGACCGCCTGTCGTTGTCGTCGGCCGCCGCCGCCAACCGTCGCCAGCTGCCGCCTCCAGTCCCCGACCATTGTTGTTAGGCGTCGCCGGTCAACgtcgccgccgccgtcgccgcTAGTTGTCTATGGCCGCAAGCTTCGACAGAAGTGCGGCGACTGTCGGTAGaagtcgcaggatatttttgtcattttataataatacgaattacattccttataaaaaataatagataccaaataaaaaaaatgtaatcaCCCTtttaattaaagattaaatacattatattaccaaatatagtaatgtaatcaaaattatattatgttatattataaatttaattacattaTAAGCTCGATTACATTAACCAAACGtaatattaatgaaaaaaattacAAAAGTTAGTTACTAACCAATTTTCAGTACCTCATTCGGTTTTTTTCTTTGTTTAGTTGGCATGTATCCAAGTTACACGGAAATTCATTCATAATTCATCGAAGTTATccgattgaaaaataaaaaaataaaaaataaataaaaaaataaaaaaggcacCCTACCCCTGTACCATTGCCCTGCACAGCTGCACCAGTAGCTCTCATTCGTCTCCTTTCACTCACACCGAAAGTTGTTCAAATTTTCATTATTTGTTTTCTTTATAACAATTTAGTGTCCTAGTTCTAACTTTGCCTTGTACAATTTATAGTTAGGGAGTTTTAACTTTTGACATGCACATTAATACAGAGTTCTACTTATGCCTTAATAAACAACAGATCCCTTGTttttgttattaaaaaaaattaattaaattatttagaaTAATTTACGATGAGCAAATTTAGCTTTAAAATtgctcaaaaaattattttacctaaaattatttaaattagttttgatcaaaattattctaaTTATAATACTTTTGATTAAAACTAATAGAACAatattaaagtaattttgatcaattttaaaatagttttgataaaaattatttgaagtagaactattttatattataataatttaacaaTTTTGAATAAAACtgctataataatattatttttagataaaaattATAACAAATATCCTTTTCATTTGCATGTGTCCTCTAAAATTTATGTGAACTTGTCTTACTTTTATCACTATTGGAGCATCCACATCAATTAccctaaattaaattttacattttacattAAAAAAACATCCGCATCAACTACCCTACCCATtccctaaatatacattttatgaacagtagttctttaaatttagggaattgattccattccctaaacattaaaatactatttctctctcctcccactaataataaaaaatttctctttcctccatctctctcctcatctaataataaaaaatatgaaggaaagagaaaaaataattaaaaaataaatatatgataaattatagggAAGCTGATGTATTACATCTACATCAGTATCCTcatataaaatctaaaatttaaggtaaaagaactactttattaaatttagatatccattTTTTACTACATAATACATCAACTTCCTTATAATTTAccatatgtttatttttttattattttttctctttcctccaTATTCTTTATTATTAGATGGAGGAGAGATGAAGGAGAgagaaattttatattattaaagggaggagagagaaataatattttaatgtttagggaatggaatccattccctaaatttaaagaactactattcatgaaatgtatatttagggaATGGGTAGGGTAGCTGATGCGGATGTTTTtttaatgcaaaatgtaaaatttaaggtaaaaattaaatttagggTAATTGATGTGGATAATTAAATTTAGGGTAAATTTAGGGTAATTGATGTAATTTATGTAGTGAAAaatggatatctaaatttaataaagtagttcTTTTATCCTAAATTATAGATTTTAGATGAGGATTCTGATATGGATACTCTTAGTTGGCTAAGCTCATTTAATTCTTTCAGACCATTCGacctatttaataaattaatttaattcaatcgattgagtcattATGATTTAATTTCTAGCTCAGTTCAATTCCATTTGTAAATAACGACATTAATTAATGGCCtattatattaattatattatatatataacacAATTATACAATTTAATTAACAATGCTCATCTACTCAAATGGATTAAGGCAAGGTTAAAATTATCATATGGATTTCATATCAAATTGAATTAATACACAAATAGAATTCAAACTGAATTTATCATCAGTTGATTCGATTTTACATCCAAAATTATATTCTAGCTTAAATATGAAAATGCAATCGTGAATTGTTTTTTtcattacaaataaaatattaataaaaatctaaatttattgttttctaaataaataatatttggttcaaaAAATTATGGTTATTGAGGAGCAGGATCTCCTGGATCACTTTTTGTGGTCCAGAGGATGTGTCACTCGTATTTACGGTCGGATCGTCGATCCGGCCGTAAATAGTTGCGATCCCTTCTTAAATTCACCATCTCCACCAGGTTATAATTTTTTTCAGAGCGGACGGTCGGAGGTCGTCCGGAGGACATCCTCGCTCGGCGCCTAGTAACCTAGTCACTTATCCACCACTGGAGGCCTTTGAGCGGCCTTTGGCCACCCGcttcgaacaaaaactataatctgATGGGGACGATGGACCCAAGAAAAGATCACAACCATTTACAGCCGAATCACGGTCACGATCCGGTACCAAATGCGAATGATACATCCTTTGGATCACAAAAATGTTATCCAGAAGATCTGTACTCGTTATTGAGAGCTAAAGTTAAACTTGAGTTTCCTTCTATATTTATACAGCCTGCCCTCATCGAGTTGAATTGAACAAGTGTTCTTTCATAGCAGTAAAACCCCAATTAGGTCATCTGCTATTCTTCCCCATGCCACACTGTCTTGGTCTGCTTCAACTCCTTCAGAGGCTTCTCAGTGATCACTGATGATACCATCAGTATCCAACAGCATGACCTGCTCTAGGACCGAGCTGGCTCAGTTATCTTACTGAATCACCATTATCCGAGTTACACTTGATCAAACTGTCTAATTCGAGTTGCCGAGCTGTTTAGTTGCCGAGTTGTTAGGTTGAGCCCTATGGGTCATGATATACTCCTAACTTTCTATGACGTGTGATCCTATCCGAAAATTATGAAGAATACTAGTTGGAGATGTGACTTCTGGGTTGATTGTGTATAGACTTTGCTCTGCTCTGTAATATAAGAAACGTCAATGTCGGGCCAGGAAGAGGGTCCTAGCTCGGCattgatcctccgacgctcaagttagtcactaGAACAGTAGAAAAAAATGGAGCAACAACAAACACAAGTGTGAATAGTGAGTAACGCGTACCTCCGTCAATGCATGAATCCCCTTTTATATAAGATTACAGTGGACGACGTGCATGCTTCTCAAGGCATTGGACATATTCTCCAAACTGTCCTATGAAAGGATATGTCAGAAAATTATATCTGACACTCTACCTTAATAGGTCATGCAAATCTCTAACAagacagtagaaacttccgtcgtacgatcctcctGTTGATCATTCTCTATTATCAGCAGCATTATCTCCCAAAGGAATATCAAGAGATACGGAAATAGTCTCATTGTTCGGTCGAGTGGAGTGGTCACTCAGCGGGGACTCCTCCCCTCGGTCGACCTCTGCTGCTTTCCCGTAGTGACTTGGTTCGATAGATTATCTTTGCTCGACCGGACAAGCGCTCCTATCGTCTTAACGTTCCTCCAATCTGTAATGAGCGTATGATGTTCTTATCGTATTATTCCTAGCCAGACGAGTACTCTACTCAGACAAGCCACCTGACCGATCGGTAGTTAGCGTAGCTTTCAGCTCAACCATCTTGGATGGGACCATTGACCACTGCTGATTATCATTGACcatcttaattttaatttccaactattatctCTACCTTTGACCCACATTTGATTGGGCCCTTTATCACCGCGTCAATATATTATCAACTTTCCTATGATGTCTAAGGTAATTTGCCCTTTCACACTTGTAAATATCATATATATGCTTCGTGGAAAAGGGTTGAACTCTCGCCGACACTCTCTCTTTACTTTCATTCTTTTCACGCTATCATTTGGGCACCAGCTGATATGTTTCTCAACAGCAGTGCAGTGCAATGCAATGCATGCAACCTCAAAAAAGTCTCGTCCAAATCTTCTACCCAATAGATATGCTCCGTAATTCCATACCATCTCGGATCCCAGCAGCAATGCAATGCATGCAACCTCAGGTCAGCTGCCTGATCACATGTCAATTCATGACTGACGATGACTCCCGATGCATGTTCGATCGTGTTGAGGCTTCCCCCAACAATCTTTAAACTCCTTCTGTCTGAGGACCCCTCTGGAGTTGTCCTACTTTCTTTTTCGGTACCGACTCACGTTGTGCATCGTATTTGGTCAATTAGCAAGACCTCCATTGCTTCAACAGATGCTATGTATGATCGTATCCATTAACCGATCGAACCGAGACTCTCCCACTAGATCAGCTCATGGCATTCAACATAATGGCAGGCATTCACGTATTTGCCGACGTCGTTCTCACAGTTGTTGGTCCTCTTGCTGGCTGATGCGACCTGTGGGCTGCGACAAGGACACCAATTTTAGGCACTTGAGTGGAAAACAAAAATTGAATGGAAATTTTCTTTCCGTTCAAACACAATAAGTCAGTATGTATGTATGAACCAATTAAGATAAGCTTGAAATTTTCCCTCTGAAAAGCAGAGGAATAGGCATATGGTCCAGGCCTCCACCACAACATCACACAGTAACTAGCATTTGTATAGATCCGAGTTACAAGGGTAATTGGCTTTGGATCCTTTAAGCAGCATTCGTTGAACATGTTAGCCAGTCACCACATGGAAGGGTGCAGAAACCTTATTTTGGATTATAATGGAGGCAAATTAAGGCACCGTGAATGATAGCTCTCCATAGCTTGAGCCCCAAGCTTGAACACTAGCTTCAGGCTTGGTCATTTATTGCTATTGCCAGGGACGTCAGAGCCCACAATCACCCTGTTATGACTCTCCATTGAGCAGCTATAGTGATCAAAAGCAGCAATAATCAATATATACTGAAAAGATAGGAAGGACTAGGAATTCAGTAATCATTTTGCTTAAGATTAGGTCAAATCTCTGCTCCTGTCGAAACATTATATTTGATCTCTTTGTATTTCACCCAAAAAGAAAAAAGACTGCTCATGCCAATAATGGCTCTAATTGAATATGCAGGTACACTTGCTACTCATTAGTAGACACAGTGCAGCTATCACCATGGCTGAAGATAGAAGAGTTGGTGCAGGATCACAACCATGCAAGAGAGGAGCATAAGAACGAGCTGGCCAATCAAGCATTTTGCAcacaaagattgacacaaatcatgattataattaacttgaaAATAACACAGTTACAAAGGCTACTTCATTATATGTTAAAACTTGACCAATCAGATATCATGATCACTGGAGTTGTGAAATCCATGATATTCTCTGACATGTATTGCACAAGAATTTGTCTACCTCAACAACTATCCATAACGGAATCCCAATTAAAATATtatcatcatatgaacctaatttcagTGGAAATACTTTGCAAGGATGACCCACATAAACATCAGCCACCAAGCTAGTTGTGCCACTTATCCACCTAAAACCAAATGGAGAGACCTTTAAAGGGGCCAGCTTCTCCTCTACCTCCATTGCTTCTCACACTTTATTCGGTTCCTATTACATGTCCTGTTCCACTTCCATGGGAGAGTCTCTCGAGGAATTCGACTACCTTAGGCATTCCTTTCCTTTCATGGAATTGGAACAAGATTTTGAGCTGACGAGCCAACTTTCTGAGTTCGATGGCGCTGTAATAGAGAATCAGTGCATAGGGTCGACGGATTGCTCGAATAATTACTACTTGCCCCATCAGGAGTTTGCAATGCCAATTATCAAGAACTTCTCAAGCTTCTTGCCGCCCGTAGAATGTCAACAGCCTATTTTAAAGCAGCAGCCTGTCTTAGGTTCAATTGGAGAGCACATccatgaagaaaggaaaaggaagacAATGGCGGCACCATATAGTAATTCTGAGCTTGGTTCAGAGCTTTTCTCAGAGGCTGGATTGACAGAAATCAAGACTAAGAAGATGAATGTATGTGAAATAGGCTATTATTTGTACTTAGATTGGAAGCTTCTGaatgtgtgtgtttttttttaccGATTTCTCTTTCAGTTTCAGGGCTCAGGGAGTGGGAAGAGTCACAAATGCAATTCAAACGAAAAGAACAACCAAAAAGAGGTGGTTCATGTAAGGGCAAGAAGAGGCCAAGCCTCTGACAACCATAGCCTAGCTGAGAGGGTAGGCAAGTTGTTTCAATGCACTAAAATTCAGTCCCCTGATAGCTTATGTGGTAGGATCATATTACTTATATCTATCTATATatgtggaaaaaaaaaatatgatagtttcataaataaataaaaagagagagaaacAAAACTCGCAGTATTAACATGTAATAGGTCCATTTCAATAAGCTTGTACGGTTGcaggagagaagaaagaagataaaTGAAAGAATGAGGTGTTTACAAGATCATGTTCCAGGATGTAACAAGGTATTACATCAAAGAAATCTCAGACCCAATGGTACAGTCAAAAAATTTCCTTCGATTTAACCTCTAAGTCATGACAGATGATGGGCACGGCAAGGATTCTGGATGAGATAATCAGTTATGTGCAATCACTGCAGAACCAAGTTGAGGTATTACTTTTCGTTTGTTCAAAAAAGTATTAATTTCTTTATTGAAAATACTGGTAGGAAAGCTTAAATTGTTAAAAGTCCCCTAGTTCAGTCAGACAATGCTTCAACATAGACCAGATACACAATGACTCAGCTAACCCACAAGCTTTGCACATAGTGAGCTAGGGGACAAGGTAGAGTTCAACTTATGGTACATGCTAGACACCATCCATGTGATTAGGCAAAGTAGCAAGGACAAATATATTTATGGTTTGACTATTCACAATCACCATGCCTAATTGTGGTACCTGATGCAGTTTCTCTCAATGGAACTCTCGGCCGCTAGCTATTTTCATGACTACAGACTAGGCGCCGGATCTCCTTCAAAGGTACAGGTAAACGCCCTTATAAGCAGGAACTAAAAGTTTACCTTGTTCTTATGCTGCCCAGACCGAAAGAAGAGCAgaaaaaattgttcatttaagaaAATTTGGcaaagaaaaatcaaacaagTCAAGAAAGTTATACAGGACTCTGATTTCTTGTCACTTTTTGACTGGATAAAGAATCCTATGTAGGAGTTTAACTACCTAGTACTAGTGATAACATTAAAAATGGATAGTCTCAGATTCAGTAAAAATTATCAAAAGAGATCATAGATGAATTAGTAAAGTGTAAGCGATTATCCTATTAAGTTTATGGCAAACAACGTAGAAACTAGACGATATCATCATTATATGGGAAGATATTGGAAAACTAATTAAGATGAAACTTATATGAGACGTGAGagcaaattaaggatcattagctCCAGTCCCGTCTCAGAAGGGATACACCAAAGAAAAGAATCCAACCTTTGTTATGAACATATGAACCTTATCACCGTGCACATGCATGATTTTTAATGATTGACCTGTCTATGCTTGCTAGAAAATGAGTGGGGTCAATAATTGAAGGTGCCATGTAAATCCGTCGTCACCTTTGCAGGTAGGTAA includes these proteins:
- the LOC122037997 gene encoding transcription factor BEE 3-like isoform X1 — protein: MSCSTSMGESLEEFDYLRHSFPFMELEQDFELTSQLSEFDGAVIENQCIGSTDCSNNYYLPHQEFAMPIIKNFSSFLPPVECQQPILKQQPVLGSIGEHIHEERKRKTMAAPYSNSELGSELFSEAGLTEIKTKKMNFQGSGSGKSHKCNSNEKNNQKEVVHVRARRGQASDNHSLAERERRKKINERMRCLQDHVPGCNKMMGTARILDEIISYVQSLQNQVEFLSMELSAASYFHDYRLGAGSPSKVQVGKADGEQEQRLKGVVEGHGDCTSFHP
- the LOC122037997 gene encoding transcription factor BEE 1-like isoform X3; translation: MSCSTSMGESLEEFDYLRHSFPFMELEQDFELTSQLSEFDGAVIENQCIGSTDCSNNYYLPHQEFAMPIIKNFSSFLPPVECQQPILKQQPVLGSIGEHIHEERKRKTMAAPYSNSELGSELFSEAGLTEIKTKKMNGSGSGKSHKCNSNEKNNQKEVVHVRARRGQASDNHSLAERERRKKINERMRCLQDHVPGCNKMMGTARILDEIISYVQSLQNQVEFLSMELSAASYFHDYRLGAGSPSKVQVGKADGEQEQRLKGVVEGHGDCTSFHP
- the LOC122037997 gene encoding transcription factor BEE 3-like isoform X2, with product MSCSTSMGESLEEFDYLRHSFPFMELEQDFELTSQLSEFDGAVIENQCIGSTDCSNNYYLPHQEFAMPIIKNFSSFLPPVECQQPILKQQPVLGSIGEHIHEERKRKTMAAPYSNSELGSELFSEAGLTEIKTKKMNFQGSGSGKSHKCNSNEKNNQKEVVHVRARRGQASDNHSLAERERRKKINERMRCLQDHVPGCNKMMGTARILDEIISYVQSLQNQVEFLSMELSAASYFHDYRLGAGSPSKVGKADGEQEQRLKGVVEGHGDCTSFHP